A single region of the Epinephelus fuscoguttatus linkage group LG14, E.fuscoguttatus.final_Chr_v1 genome encodes:
- the fam98b gene encoding protein FAM98B, with translation MEGDILDSLEQLGYDGPLLDEKALLGAAEGGLSSPEYVDLCRWLASRLKPLCDLEESITSSPDDMDSLQLEMSGLLKELHCPHEAVVSGILKGSVRSTKDHLKFVLFLSSELQAAQIVRSRQVSHKHQGESPVCQELQAICETLNLSEPRGQDAAGVLSQVQDKVENVLKDLPKGVTGNPVLKKSLSSEQWEKLHNINTALSSEYECRRRMLIKRLDVTVQSFGWSDRAKVKVDSMARAYQPKRHSLSPQSTVDMSELLAAREDICNVVKTSSGSSREKTTCAVNKILMGRVPDRGGRPSEIQAPPPEMPPWQKRQDGGGGGGGWGGRGGGRGGGGGGGWGGGGGRGGGGGGGGWGGGGGGGNWGGGGGRGGGGGGGWGGGGWGGGGGRGGGGGWGGGGWNQGGHGGHGGKRGRYQY, from the exons ATGGAGGGCGACATTTTGGACTCGTTAGAGCAGCTCGg CTATGATGGTCCCTTGCTGGACGAGAAGGCGCTGCTCGGAGCCGCAGAGGGAGGCCTGTCCTCTCCAGAGTATGTGGACCTATGCAGGTGGCTGGCGTCCAGATTGAAGCCGCTGTGTGACCTGGAGGAGAGCATTACTTCCAGTCCAG ACGACATGGACAGCCTCCAGCTGGAGATGAGCGGTCTGCTCAAAGAGCTGCACTGTCCTCATGAAGCCGTCGTCTCAGGGATTCTCAAGGGCAGCGTGCGGAGTACAAAAGATCATCTCAAGTTTGTGT TGTTTTTAAGCTCTGAGCTCCAGGCAGCTCAGATTGTGAGGAGCAGACAAGTGTCTCACAAACACCAAGGAGAGAGTCCGGTGTGTCAGGAGCTGCAGGCCATCTGTGAAACTCTGAACCTGTCAGAGCCCAGAGGACAGGACGCAGCAGGAGTCCTCTCTCAGGTCCAAGACAAG GTTGAGAATGTACTAAAAGATCTCCCAAAAGGTGTCACTGGAAACCCAGTGCTGAAGAAGTCTCTAAGCAGTGAACAGTGG GAGAAGCTGCACAACATAAACACAGCTCTGTCTTCAGAGTACGAGTGTCGGCGCAGGATGCTGATCAAACGGCTGGACGTCACCGTTCAGTCTTTCGGGTGGTCGGACAGAGCCAAG GTGAAGGTGGACAGCATGGCGAGGGCCTACCAGCCTAAGAGACACTCTCTGAGCCCTCAGTCCACGGTGGACATGTCCGAGCTGCTGGCTGCCAGAGAGGACATCTGCAATGTGGTCAAGACCAGCAGCGGCTCCAGCAGGGAGAAGACGACCTGTGCTGTCAACAAG ATCCTGATGGGAAGAGTCCCGGACAGAGGAGGACGTCCCTCTGAGATACAGGCCCCGCCTCCTGAGATGCCACCCTGGCAGAAAagacaagatggaggaggaggaggaggtggctgGGGAGGCCGTGGCGGTGGAAGAGGAGGTGGCGGCGGCGGTGGttggggaggaggtggaggaagaggaggaggaggaggcggcggtggttggggaggaggaggtggaggagggaattggggaggaggtggaggaagaggaggaggaggcggcggtggttggggaggaggaggttggggaggaggtggaggaagaggaggaggaggaggctggggAGGAGGTGGATGGAACCAAGGAGGACACGGTGGACATGGGGGGAAAAGAGGACGGTACCAGTATTAA